A stretch of Mucilaginibacter terrae DNA encodes these proteins:
- a CDS encoding ribonuclease E inhibitor RraB — MQNTYFDQETYETEIALEVNEDVLSRIYSDGITNTDMLPVEFFFLTDTEEKALELKECFLQNYPDYSDLEILNYDGDIEIRGVSIPIEMNLNTINIWNIEMWDLGYQFDCRLDGWQVQSS, encoded by the coding sequence ATGCAAAATACCTACTTTGATCAGGAAACTTATGAAACGGAAATAGCTCTGGAAGTAAATGAAGATGTGTTGAGCCGGATTTATAGCGACGGAATTACGAACACAGACATGTTACCTGTTGAGTTTTTCTTTTTGACAGATACTGAAGAAAAAGCTTTGGAACTAAAAGAGTGCTTCCTGCAAAATTATCCTGACTATTCAGATTTGGAAATATTAAATTATGACGGAGATATCGAAATACGTGGAGTATCAATACCAATTGAAATGAATTTGAATACAATAAATATCTGGAATATTGAAATGTGGGATTTGGGTTACCAATTTGATTGCCGATTAGATGGCTGGCAGGTCCAAAGTTCATAA
- a CDS encoding FUSC family membrane protein, whose amino-acid sequence MSIQSREIKTFFFSQYFSDGLRISAGLLLPAVIFAQFDMLQTGLTISLGAACMSVLDTPGPVMHKRNAMLIGNALVFLVAMLTGFARFNLWCLGIEVTLLTFICSFLVVYGNRAAAIGTAGLLAMIFVMDKALKPQDILSYSLTVSSGGIWYMLWSLIFFGIRPYRAAQQALGENISDIVSYLRIKADFYLPETDIDENYKKLVLKQIQVSQHQDAVREMLFKSRLVVRESTNYSRMLVLTFVDLVDLFEQIMATHYDYNHMREQYADTGILEDIGKMLHRMGDELDNIGYAVLSNTSYHTSVRFLPQLEELKTRIDAIGSEGSSGSNMALKKVLINLRDLNQKIINIYRYHKTRTAKKLIKNPHQVEYNKFVEHQDYSPRVLLDNLTFESSTFRFALRVSLVCLVGFLITKSPMLLHFINTVSGRKISFGQHSYWVILTIIVIVKPAFSLSKQRNYQRLFGTIGGGLVGVAILTFIHNDTAQFLILAVLMVGAYSFMRTNYVVAVTLMTPYVLILFKFLGVGHLNIFEERIIDTIIGSAIALGANYFLFPSWESEQLKEVSHEMLTANTGYLLKIAETISGVPVSTTEYKLARKEVYIKSANLAAAFERMTSEPKSRQQKVKDLHKFVVLNHILSSYIATMASTVAGKDVHRTKADILKLMRRSITVLNESSKKLGGKIMDFTGEKNTAETPELKDLNADENLLKEQLGFVQKISADIAKTTDNLLLQ is encoded by the coding sequence ATGTCTATCCAAAGCCGCGAAATAAAGACCTTCTTTTTTAGCCAGTATTTCTCTGACGGACTGCGCATTAGCGCCGGATTGCTCCTGCCTGCGGTAATTTTTGCGCAGTTTGATATGCTGCAAACCGGCCTTACCATATCATTAGGCGCAGCTTGCATGAGTGTGTTAGATACGCCGGGGCCGGTTATGCATAAGCGTAATGCCATGCTTATTGGCAATGCTTTGGTGTTTTTAGTGGCTATGCTCACCGGTTTTGCACGCTTTAATTTATGGTGCCTGGGTATTGAGGTTACACTCTTAACGTTTATATGCTCATTTTTGGTGGTATACGGTAACCGGGCCGCGGCTATTGGAACTGCCGGGCTACTGGCCATGATATTTGTGATGGACAAGGCACTTAAACCGCAGGATATACTTTCATACAGTTTAACGGTATCCTCAGGCGGGATATGGTACATGCTTTGGAGCCTGATATTTTTTGGTATACGCCCCTACCGCGCTGCACAACAGGCCTTGGGCGAAAACATAAGTGACATAGTAAGCTACCTGCGCATTAAAGCCGATTTTTATTTGCCCGAAACTGATATAGACGAGAATTACAAAAAACTGGTTTTAAAGCAAATTCAGGTTAGCCAGCACCAGGATGCCGTGCGGGAAATGCTATTTAAAAGCAGGCTCGTAGTGCGCGAATCAACCAACTACAGCCGTATGCTGGTGCTTACCTTTGTTGATTTGGTTGACCTGTTTGAACAAATTATGGCCACGCATTACGATTACAATCACATGCGTGAGCAATATGCCGATACCGGAATACTGGAAGATATTGGCAAGATGCTGCACCGAATGGGCGATGAACTGGATAACATTGGGTATGCCGTATTATCAAATACATCGTACCATACCAGCGTGCGTTTTTTGCCACAACTTGAAGAACTCAAAACGCGGATAGATGCCATTGGCAGCGAGGGAAGTTCGGGCAGCAACATGGCACTCAAAAAAGTGCTCATTAACCTGCGCGACCTGAATCAGAAAATCATCAATATTTACCGTTACCATAAAACACGTACAGCTAAAAAGCTTATTAAAAATCCGCACCAGGTAGAGTACAACAAGTTTGTAGAACATCAGGATTATTCGCCCCGGGTACTGCTTGATAACTTAACATTTGAATCATCAACATTCAGGTTTGCGCTAAGGGTGTCTTTAGTATGCCTGGTGGGTTTTTTAATTACCAAAAGCCCCATGCTGCTGCATTTTATAAATACAGTAAGCGGGCGTAAAATAAGCTTTGGTCAGCATAGTTACTGGGTAATATTAACCATTATTGTAATTGTTAAACCGGCTTTCAGCTTATCAAAACAGCGTAATTACCAGCGTTTATTTGGCACCATAGGCGGCGGTTTGGTTGGTGTTGCCATTTTAACATTCATACATAATGATACTGCCCAGTTTTTAATATTGGCTGTGCTCATGGTAGGAGCCTATAGTTTTATGCGTACAAATTACGTAGTTGCCGTTACTTTAATGACACCCTATGTGCTCATTTTATTCAAGTTTTTAGGTGTTGGGCATCTCAATATTTTTGAAGAACGTATTATTGATACCATTATTGGTTCGGCAATTGCATTAGGTGCTAATTATTTTTTGTTCCCATCATGGGAGTCGGAGCAACTGAAAGAGGTTTCGCACGAAATGCTGACAGCCAATACAGGGTATCTCCTAAAAATTGCCGAAACCATAAGCGGAGTACCTGTTAGTACTACCGAGTATAAACTGGCGCGTAAAGAGGTTTACATTAAATCGGCAAACTTGGCGGCGGCTTTTGAACGCATGACCTCGGAACCGAAAAGCAGGCAGCAAAAGGTAAAAGATCTGCATAAATTTGTGGTGCTTAACCACATCTTATCATCTTATATAGCTACTATGGCTTCAACCGTTGCGGGTAAGGATGTACACCGCACCAAGGCCGACATCTTAAAGCTAATGCGGAGAAGCATCACCGTACTCAACGAAAGCTCTAAGAAACTGGGTGGCAAAATAATGGATTTTACCGGCGAGAAAAACACTGCCGAAACCCCGGAATTAAAAGACCTTAATGCTGACGAAAATCTGTTGAAAGAGCAATTAGGTTTTGTGCAAAAAATAAGTGCCGACATTGCCAAGACCACCGATAATTTGCTGCTACAATAA
- a CDS encoding PhoH family protein has translation MSKEGRSRPANGAKKIFVLDTSVILYDHNAFENFQEHDVAIPIQVLEELDNMKTGNDTRNFEARGFIRLMDEYSQNALLNDWQPLNGKTKGSFKVIMDNASISNDAEKVFGSNKIDHRILNAALGLQQDHPDKKVILVSKDICLRLKAKSLNLYAEDYETGKVKNLEELYTGRTHVSKVTEKALASFGKYLTVPLETFNIPAPPGNLFYSLEGKKSTAYGFYNQQTGFIQKIDEPTAFSIKPKSIEQSYALHALLNDDIKLVTIQGNAGTGKTLLALAAALELRKNYRQIYVTRPTIPLGNKEIGYLPGDAKSKIDPYMAPIWDNLRFLKDQFAGDEKTQHKIDELVTTDKISITPLAFIRGRTLTKIFFIVDEAQNLTPHEVKTIISRAGENSKVVFTGDIYQIDTPYLDAESNGLSYLIDKAKNHPLYAHITLHKGERSELANLANELL, from the coding sequence ATGAGTAAAGAGGGTAGAAGCAGGCCGGCAAACGGCGCTAAGAAAATATTTGTTCTCGACACTTCTGTTATTTTGTACGACCACAATGCTTTTGAAAACTTTCAGGAGCATGATGTGGCTATTCCCATTCAGGTGCTCGAAGAACTGGATAACATGAAAACGGGGAATGATACCCGCAACTTTGAGGCACGCGGCTTTATCCGCTTAATGGATGAGTATTCGCAAAATGCCTTACTAAACGACTGGCAACCGCTCAACGGTAAAACCAAGGGCAGTTTTAAGGTAATCATGGATAATGCCAGCATTAGCAATGATGCCGAAAAGGTTTTTGGAAGTAATAAGATCGATCACCGAATATTAAATGCCGCTTTAGGCTTACAGCAGGATCATCCTGATAAAAAAGTGATCCTGGTATCAAAAGATATTTGCCTGCGGTTAAAAGCCAAATCACTCAACCTGTATGCCGAAGATTACGAAACCGGCAAGGTAAAAAACCTTGAAGAACTTTATACAGGGCGTACGCATGTGAGCAAGGTTACCGAAAAGGCCCTTGCCTCATTTGGAAAATACCTTACCGTACCCCTCGAAACTTTTAATATACCCGCGCCTCCGGGCAACCTGTTCTACTCGCTCGAGGGGAAAAAATCGACGGCCTATGGATTTTACAACCAACAAACCGGCTTCATACAAAAGATAGATGAACCAACAGCTTTTAGCATCAAGCCCAAAAGTATAGAGCAATCTTACGCATTACATGCCTTGCTGAATGATGATATTAAGTTGGTAACCATACAGGGCAATGCCGGTACCGGTAAAACTTTGTTAGCGCTGGCTGCTGCTTTAGAATTGCGCAAAAACTACCGCCAAATATATGTTACCCGGCCAACCATCCCGTTAGGGAATAAGGAAATTGGCTACCTGCCCGGCGACGCTAAATCAAAGATTGATCCTTACATGGCCCCAATATGGGATAACCTGCGATTTTTAAAAGACCAGTTTGCTGGTGATGAAAAGACACAGCACAAAATAGACGAACTGGTAACCACCGATAAAATTTCTATCACACCGCTGGCTTTCATACGTGGGCGTACTTTGACCAAGATATTCTTTATTGTGGATGAGGCGCAAAATCTTACCCCGCATGAGGTGAAAACCATTATATCCCGCGCAGGTGAAAATAGCAAAGTGGTTTTTACAGGAGATATTTACCAAATTGATACTCCATACCTTGATGCCGAGAGTAACGGGCTATCATACCTGATAGATAAGGCCAAAAATCACCCTTTATACGCACACATCACCCTGCACAAAGGCGAACGTAGCGAACTGGCTAACCTTGCTAACGAGTTATTGTAG
- a CDS encoding tetratricopeptide repeat protein → MKIKFLIAGTLSLFSASMVFAQKGEVSTAQSEYDKYETMRQNKAMAALARTSINTAKTSIDKAAVNEKTATLPQTYALKGAIYGALAYNDTVATTSLPLYTTAVEALKKAKETDTKGEYKRLTDAGNQYIAYYSLNKGVKDFQAKNFEEAYKAFDSYRTQYPEDTTAIYYTGLAAINAKNIPVAISNYKKLVTTNYSRRADIYSDLSNLYLMTKDTTAALNTVSEGVTKFPDNATLRGREVEIALQQGKATEFVEKIQAAINNKPTDKNLHFYSGIAYGKIGEAKEKEAKAAKDPAAKAAAIKAKNEAFEKAAAAYAKAVELDPNYFEANLNMGYILMSPAVDDYNTANKLPMTKQKEFNAMMAKVTAAADRAKPYLEKAVQLKPDDASALGNLRNYYIIKKDTAKMTELKKKIDALK, encoded by the coding sequence ATGAAAATTAAATTTTTGATAGCAGGTACCTTAAGCCTGTTTTCGGCATCGATGGTGTTTGCTCAAAAAGGAGAGGTGAGCACCGCGCAAAGTGAGTATGACAAATATGAAACCATGCGTCAAAACAAAGCCATGGCCGCACTGGCACGCACCAGCATCAATACCGCAAAAACATCAATTGATAAAGCTGCTGTAAATGAAAAAACAGCTACTTTGCCTCAAACATACGCTTTAAAGGGGGCTATTTATGGTGCATTAGCTTATAATGATACCGTTGCTACAACTTCATTGCCGTTGTATACAACTGCAGTTGAGGCACTGAAAAAAGCAAAAGAAACAGATACAAAAGGTGAGTACAAACGGTTAACTGACGCAGGTAACCAATATATTGCCTACTATTCGCTTAATAAAGGTGTAAAAGATTTTCAGGCTAAAAACTTTGAAGAAGCGTATAAAGCATTTGATTCATATCGTACTCAATATCCTGAAGATACCACAGCTATTTATTACACTGGTTTAGCAGCTATCAATGCTAAAAACATTCCGGTTGCAATTAGCAATTATAAAAAATTGGTTACTACTAATTATAGCCGCAGAGCCGATATTTATTCAGATCTATCGAACCTGTATTTAATGACAAAGGATACTACTGCTGCATTAAACACGGTTAGCGAAGGTGTTACTAAGTTTCCTGACAATGCAACATTACGTGGTCGTGAAGTAGAAATTGCTTTACAACAAGGTAAAGCAACAGAATTTGTTGAAAAAATTCAGGCTGCAATTAATAACAAACCAACTGATAAAAATTTGCATTTTTACTCGGGTATTGCTTACGGTAAAATAGGTGAAGCTAAAGAAAAAGAAGCCAAAGCTGCTAAAGACCCGGCCGCTAAAGCTGCTGCCATTAAAGCAAAAAACGAAGCATTTGAGAAAGCTGCTGCTGCATACGCTAAAGCTGTTGAGCTTGATCCTAATTACTTTGAGGCTAACTTGAACATGGGTTATATTTTAATGAGCCCGGCAGTTGACGATTACAACACTGCCAACAAATTACCTATGACCAAACAGAAAGAATTTAATGCCATGATGGCTAAGGTTACTGCCGCTGCAGATAGAGCTAAACCATATTTGGAGAAAGCAGTACAACTTAAACCAGATGACGCAAGTGCTTTAGGTAACTTACGCAACTATTATATCATCAAAAAAGATACAGCTAAAATGACTGAGCTGAAAAAGAAAATTGATGCATTAAAATAA
- a CDS encoding phosphoenolpyruvate carboxylase, whose protein sequence is MSSSKHSAQRLALFNQEVVTRFELYNSLFLTLPFYQVKDTGILLPFFSSHCEKGVAQLKSPTEIIDSFFEERVPGVDEREQVNRLFRFIQYIERQVVLFDAVEDASFGKIPRTDDSGTLNGLLQQVASDDDMREKIAEKLRNFSLRLVLTAHPTQFYPGTVLTIMTDLIEALKANDISTVNLLLQQLGKTPFFNKTSPTPVDEAISLIWFLEHVFYYALADIQTKLNEEFGTGELLHQIFELGFWPGGDRDGNPNVKTDSTRKVAYTLRQIIFRCYYRDYRNLKRRITFRGVEEAMGKLGDILYVNAFNPQPDASDLQQEMIDLLESIKNTLVEDHDSIFVEIIDDFALKIKLYGCYFASLDIRQDSRVLRSVFQFGLNQKELNNGLPTDKWEELSEDEKLKLISFNEFDFPCDEEPAKGADPMINDTLCTIRLMHQIQRQNGEKACHRYIISNCQQASDILQLMNLFLWCGWTKDDLTIDFMPLFETVNDLKHAADVMEKLYSHPVYKEHLKRRGNRQMIMLGFSDSTKDGGYLMANWSIYQAKVELTAITKKYDIELAFFDGRGGPPARGGGKTHRFYAAMGKEIANDHIQLTIQGQTVSSQYGSIETAKYNIEQLVNAGVTSALHPNHRDLLDDNHKSLISTMANESFEKFMALRKHPVFTQYLENMSPLKLLSNINISSRPTKRNAGAPLKLEDLRAISFVTSWSQMKQNVPGFFGVGSALQKAKDSGKWQEAVDLYKSSGFFKTMIDNSMMSMSKSDFRITAHLEHHEQYGEFWKILKSEYDLTKANVLELTGTEELMQESPIDKRSIAMRERIVLPLVVVQHYALEKMKNTQDEELKSAYSKLVIRTVYGIVNAGRNLA, encoded by the coding sequence ATGTCTTCATCAAAACATTCGGCTCAGCGCTTAGCATTATTCAACCAGGAGGTAGTAACCAGGTTTGAGTTGTATAATAGTTTGTTTTTAACTTTACCCTTTTACCAGGTAAAAGACACCGGTATTTTATTGCCGTTTTTTAGTTCGCACTGCGAAAAGGGGGTAGCTCAGTTAAAATCTCCAACTGAAATTATCGATTCATTTTTTGAAGAGCGTGTACCCGGAGTTGACGAGCGTGAGCAGGTAAACCGTCTTTTCAGGTTTATTCAATACATAGAGCGGCAGGTAGTTTTATTTGATGCGGTTGAGGATGCCTCATTTGGCAAAATACCTCGTACTGATGATAGCGGAACTTTAAATGGGTTACTGCAACAGGTTGCAAGTGATGATGATATGCGTGAGAAAATTGCCGAGAAGCTGCGCAATTTCTCACTACGCCTTGTATTAACTGCGCATCCAACGCAGTTTTATCCGGGTACGGTGCTCACCATCATGACCGATTTGATAGAGGCATTAAAAGCTAATGATATTTCGACAGTGAACCTGTTATTGCAACAGTTAGGCAAAACACCATTCTTTAATAAAACCTCGCCAACACCGGTTGATGAAGCTATAAGCCTGATATGGTTTTTGGAGCATGTATTTTACTATGCACTGGCCGATATACAAACCAAACTCAACGAAGAATTTGGTACGGGCGAATTATTGCATCAAATATTTGAATTAGGCTTTTGGCCGGGTGGCGACCGCGATGGCAACCCGAACGTGAAAACGGATTCAACCCGTAAGGTGGCTTATACCTTACGCCAGATCATATTCAGATGTTACTACCGCGATTACCGTAACCTTAAACGGCGCATAACTTTCCGTGGGGTTGAAGAAGCTATGGGTAAACTTGGTGATATACTTTATGTGAACGCCTTTAACCCGCAGCCTGATGCCAGCGACCTGCAGCAGGAAATGATAGATTTACTGGAAAGTATTAAAAACACACTGGTTGAAGACCACGACAGCATATTTGTTGAGATCATAGATGATTTTGCACTCAAGATAAAATTATACGGTTGTTACTTTGCCTCGTTAGATATAAGGCAGGACAGCCGTGTGCTGCGAAGTGTATTTCAGTTTGGTCTCAACCAAAAAGAGCTAAACAACGGCTTACCAACCGACAAATGGGAAGAGTTAAGCGAAGATGAAAAGTTGAAACTCATTAGCTTTAATGAGTTTGATTTTCCATGTGATGAGGAACCCGCCAAAGGTGCCGACCCGATGATCAATGATACGCTGTGTACCATACGCCTGATGCACCAAATTCAACGGCAAAACGGCGAAAAAGCATGCCATCGATACATCATCAGCAACTGCCAGCAAGCTTCGGATATTTTACAGTTGATGAATCTGTTTTTATGGTGCGGCTGGACAAAAGATGATCTGACCATCGACTTTATGCCATTGTTTGAAACCGTGAATGACCTTAAACATGCGGCCGATGTAATGGAAAAACTTTACTCGCACCCGGTTTACAAGGAACATTTGAAAAGACGCGGTAACCGCCAGATGATCATGTTGGGCTTTTCGGACAGTACCAAGGATGGTGGCTACCTGATGGCCAACTGGTCTATTTACCAGGCTAAAGTTGAACTGACTGCTATCACCAAAAAGTACGACATTGAACTGGCGTTTTTTGATGGGAGAGGGGGGCCACCGGCACGCGGAGGCGGTAAAACACACCGTTTTTATGCAGCCATGGGTAAAGAGATCGCCAATGATCATATACAACTAACCATTCAAGGCCAAACAGTAAGTTCGCAATATGGCTCGATCGAAACGGCTAAATACAACATCGAGCAGTTGGTAAACGCCGGCGTAACTTCGGCATTACATCCAAACCATCGCGATCTACTGGATGATAACCACAAAAGCCTCATCAGTACTATGGCTAACGAAAGCTTTGAGAAGTTCATGGCTTTACGCAAGCATCCGGTATTTACACAGTACTTGGAAAACATGAGTCCGCTAAAACTATTGTCGAATATTAATATCAGCAGCAGGCCAACAAAGCGTAATGCTGGTGCGCCGTTAAAACTGGAAGATTTGCGTGCCATTAGTTTTGTAACCTCATGGAGCCAGATGAAGCAAAACGTCCCAGGCTTTTTTGGTGTGGGTTCGGCCTTGCAAAAAGCTAAAGACTCGGGCAAATGGCAGGAAGCGGTTGACCTATACAAATCATCAGGTTTCTTTAAAACCATGATTGATAACAGCATGATGTCGATGTCGAAATCAGATTTCCGTATTACCGCACACTTAGAGCATCATGAGCAGTATGGCGAGTTTTGGAAGATTTTGAAAAGCGAGTATGATCTTACCAAAGCAAACGTGCTTGAGCTAACCGGAACAGAAGAATTGATGCAGGAATCACCGATCGATAAACGTTCAATTGCCATGCGTGAGCGTATTGTGTTACCATTGGTTGTGGTGCAGCATTATGCTTTGGAAAAAATGAAAAACACACAAGACGAGGAGTTGAAAAGTGCTTATAGCAAGTTAGTTATACGTACCGTTTATGGCATTGTAAATGCGGGCCGTAATTTGGCTTAA
- a CDS encoding DUF4142 domain-containing protein: MRRTLYLSAFALLALSVATSCNDNKRAKNYNEQTTVDDQALDFIKSTYKTGLAEIKAAKIAQANSKNPRVLGFAKMIIVDHSTADSELKKLADKKYITFSDTIIELSHQNMLDSIAELQGQAFDVAYINMMVNDNDTTIRMFEDATGNHTKAVRNFAKKTLPVLKMHQDSAQAIAKSIK, encoded by the coding sequence ATGAGAAGAACACTTTATTTAAGCGCTTTTGCTTTACTTGCTTTGTCGGTTGCAACATCATGTAACGACAACAAAAGAGCGAAAAATTACAACGAGCAAACTACTGTCGATGACCAGGCGCTTGATTTTATCAAGAGTACTTACAAAACTGGTTTAGCTGAAATAAAAGCAGCCAAAATTGCCCAGGCAAATTCTAAAAATCCACGGGTTTTGGGTTTTGCCAAAATGATAATCGTTGATCATTCTACAGCCGACAGTGAGTTGAAAAAACTGGCTGATAAAAAGTATATAACCTTTAGTGACACTATTATTGAGCTAAGCCATCAAAACATGCTCGATAGCATAGCAGAATTACAGGGACAAGCATTTGATGTAGCATATATAAATATGATGGTTAATGACAATGACACTACTATAAGAATGTTTGAAGATGCTACAGGCAATCATACTAAAGCTGTAAGAAATTTTGCAAAGAAAACATTACCTGTTTTAAAAATGCATCAAGATTCGGCTCAAGCTATTGCTAAATCAATTAAGTAA
- a CDS encoding tetratricopeptide repeat protein — protein MILSRKIIVLVLLALFTAPLAFGQSEALKVVVNNLAYYRQKGEIKYLSNAKKSVDSLIKTKSDSANLDKNIYKAIVYSSIAYIDSTNKLGTPADFFNKTVSLVNRLSENKRIYKYQTELDFSKRCLANVYIRNGFDQIKRLDFNSAVQSFKNAQVYSPKFGQINAYIAYANTRAGNLNEAVKFYNTLLTPDSVKTEYVVAAENIYKTMGDTAKALEVLQKGKKLLPSEKSFLLEEANIYNNQKNYKELEPLLKDLLDAYNTNADVFFIAGTCYDHLKDYNRAESMYLRAIDLNSSAYDPVFNLGLLYLKQAANKKGEEASTSLDRSAQWLKKAYEMAPKNVNTLKLLQLIYAKSGNDVQLNNINNKLQQLN, from the coding sequence ATGATATTAAGCCGTAAAATCATAGTCCTGGTTTTATTAGCGTTGTTTACCGCACCTTTAGCCTTTGGGCAATCCGAAGCCCTGAAGGTGGTGGTAAACAATCTGGCTTATTACCGCCAAAAAGGAGAGATCAAGTATCTTTCTAACGCTAAAAAATCTGTTGATAGCTTGATCAAGACTAAGTCAGACTCGGCTAATCTTGATAAGAATATTTATAAGGCCATTGTCTACTCCAGCATTGCCTACATCGATTCGACTAATAAATTAGGTACCCCGGCCGATTTTTTTAACAAAACGGTTTCCCTTGTAAATCGCCTTTCAGAAAATAAAAGAATTTATAAATACCAAACTGAGCTCGATTTTTCTAAGCGATGTTTAGCTAACGTTTACATTCGTAACGGTTTTGACCAAATAAAACGTCTGGATTTTAATTCGGCTGTGCAGTCTTTTAAAAATGCGCAGGTGTATTCGCCTAAGTTCGGGCAAATTAATGCTTATATAGCTTATGCCAATACCCGTGCCGGTAACCTTAACGAGGCGGTAAAGTTTTACAACACACTGCTTACGCCTGATAGTGTTAAAACTGAGTATGTAGTTGCCGCTGAAAACATCTACAAAACCATGGGCGATACTGCAAAAGCCCTCGAGGTGTTGCAGAAAGGTAAAAAACTACTTCCGTCCGAAAAAAGCTTTTTACTGGAAGAAGCTAATATTTATAATAACCAAAAAAATTACAAGGAATTAGAGCCTTTATTAAAAGATCTTTTAGATGCTTACAACACTAATGCTGATGTATTTTTTATAGCAGGTACCTGTTACGACCATTTAAAAGATTACAACAGGGCCGAATCAATGTACCTTAGGGCAATTGACTTAAACAGCAGCGCTTATGATCCTGTGTTTAATTTGGGGCTACTGTATTTAAAACAAGCTGCAAATAAAAAAGGGGAGGAGGCAAGCACAAGTCTTGATCGTTCGGCGCAGTGGCTTAAAAAGGCATATGAAATGGCTCCAAAAAACGTTAATACATTAAAGCTTTTGCAACTTATATATGCAAAAAGTGGTAACGACGTTCAATTGAACAACATAAACAACAAATTGCAACAGTTAAATTAA